In Acidisarcina polymorpha, the DNA window TCCACGAGGCATTCAGAATGTAATACGGGTTCTCATTCCAGATGTTGTATTCGGGATAAATGACGTGGATCGGCCCCCAGCGTCCCTCGGCATTCTTGAGGTAGTCAATGGCCACGCTCTCGTAGACCAGGAGAGCGTCGTAAGAGGACGGCCCTTTCAGCACCATCTCGCGCATGAGGTTGCCGGTACTATTGGAGTCGCTGTTGGTTGCGGATTCCAGCTTGCCGAGCCAGCTTTGGAATTGGACATTGGTGACGTCGCCGAGACTGAGATCGTCGGTTTTCTTGAAGTAGCCGTGCCCGGCGAGCAGCAGGGCGAGGATGCCGGAGTTAGAGTCGCCGGGATTGGTGTGGCCGAACTTGAAAAGGCCCCAACCGGGTTGTTGGCCGATGGTCTGCCATCCACCCGGTTCATGCAGGGCGCGGTTGATGGTGTCGAAATCGACCGTGCCGTAATGCGCCTGGAAAGCCTGGTAGCGCTCCTCCCACATGACGAACACCATCGGCGTGAGCGCGAGCGCGTCTTCTTTGAGGATGGGATCGGATCCATACTTGGCCTGCCAGTCCTCGACGAAGGTGTTCTTATAGACGGCGCTGGCTGGAGACCAGACCTGGATGCGTTGGTCTCCGTTGAGCGCCGCGTGGGCGCCTTCGAGCGAGCCCATGGGAATCAGGTTGATGTGGATATGTTTGCCTTCGGAAGTGGTTTTGAATTGCTCGACCGCCCATTGCAGCCAACGCTGCTTTTCGGTGCCGTAAGCGATGCCGACCTCGACATCTTTGCCGCCGACGCCGGCCGAGAGGCGATCAGGCAAGACGTGGCGCTGCCGCGCCCAGTAGAAGGCACCTCCAACACAGGCGACAAGGAAGAGCGCGATAGCGGCTTTGCCGGCGAGGGTGAGCGAGGGACGAGATGTAGGGTCTGAGGCCATGATCTAGAAGGTTTAGAAAAAAGTCGAGATATCGCGGAAGACTTCGACAACGTTTTGCGGCGTCCCATCATAAGCCTTGCCTTGAGTGGCGTTGGCGATTTCGCCCAGCACGTCACGTTTCGCGTCGTGGCCGTAGGCGATGGTGTAGATGCGAATGGTATGCGCTTCGGGGTCGGCGTGGATGCGACTGAGCAGTTCGCTGAGCGTTACGGCGCTTTTATTGTCCGCGCCATCGGTGAGCACGATGATCGCGCGAATATGATCGGCGGGGCGGCGCTGCAGATGGGTGTAAGCCTGATCGATGGAGTCGTAGAGGGCGGTCTCCCCGCCGGGAAAGAGCGAGTCTACAGCCTCAAGCGAGGGCCTGCGCGAGCTAGCCAACGCCTGATCGGTGGTCGCCCAGCTGGGCACGTCGTTGAAGGAGATCAGCGAGAATTCATCCTTGTCGCTGAGCAAGGAGACGAGCTGTTTCGCGCCGGCCTTGGCATTCGGCATCTTCGATTCTTCGCTCATGCTGCCGGAGGTGTCGAGCACCAGGGCGATGTCGGCCGGCTTCTTCTCGACAGCGTCCCATTCATGTTGGATGGCGGCGACGACTTCGGAAGACGGAACTTCGAGGGTGGTCACTGGCTGCTTAGGGTCGACTCCGTGGTCGGCGTCGATAGGCGCCCCGACCGGAATCTCGGTCGAGCCGGGGCGAAAGCCATAGGCGAGCGCCTTCTGCTGTTGCGGCGCGGCTAGCAGGTAATCGATGTAGATCTGTGCGGCCTCGCGGCGCTCCGGTGTCACCCAGTCGCGCTCGACGACCCCGACCGGATGATCGCTCCAGAAGCTCCCTTCTTTCGGATAGATAGCGACTATGGGGAACGGCAGCGGTTTGGCGTTGCTATAGGATTCGACCACCATGCTCTCGTAAAGCACTGCGGC includes these proteins:
- a CDS encoding extracellular solute-binding protein produces the protein MASDPTSRPSLTLAGKAAIALFLVACVGGAFYWARQRHVLPDRLSAGVGGKDVEVGIAYGTEKQRWLQWAVEQFKTTSEGKHIHINLIPMGSLEGAHAALNGDQRIQVWSPASAVYKNTFVEDWQAKYGSDPILKEDALALTPMVFVMWEERYQAFQAHYGTVDFDTINRALHEPGGWQTIGQQPGWGLFKFGHTNPGDSNSGILALLLAGHGYFKKTDDLSLGDVTNVQFQSWLGKLESATNSDSNSTGNLMREMVLKGPSSYDALLVYESVAIDYLKNAEGRWGPIHVIYPEYNIWNENPYYILNASWSSDDQRKGAQAFLDFLLSDSIQKESITHGFRPANPNVPTRTPDSPWTKYQPNGVKLDLGKICTPPKAEIVTNLLASWQRRDASH
- a CDS encoding VWA domain-containing protein; this translates as MLRARVNNFPIFLVGLPVAELLGLNFVHGNHVTLVSSGTTMRNLDTRLGRLLAVALLPLLAYGLLSCKNQPSAETSVERPPSANEVRLLFAYGSEKQKWIEDVTASFNQSGAATKSGKRITVKALPKGSGECVDDLISGREHDDLVSPASNIFLKLGNAQSRTATGKDLIGGTQNLVLSPIVIAMWRPMAEAIGWGKKPVGWAEILALARNKQGWSSYGYPQWGSFKFGHTHPAYSNSGILALIAENYAATGKVHGLTVADVESPKTREFVNGIENSMVHYGSSTGFFGRKLFDSGPEYLSAAVLYESMVVESYSNAKPLPFPIVAIYPKEGSFWSDHPVGVVERDWVTPERREAAQIYIDYLLAAPQQQKALAYGFRPGSTEIPVGAPIDADHGVDPKQPVTTLEVPSSEVVAAIQHEWDAVEKKPADIALVLDTSGSMSEESKMPNAKAGAKQLVSLLSDKDEFSLISFNDVPSWATTDQALASSRRPSLEAVDSLFPGGETALYDSIDQAYTHLQRRPADHIRAIIVLTDGADNKSAVTLSELLSRIHADPEAHTIRIYTIAYGHDAKRDVLGEIANATQGKAYDGTPQNVVEVFRDISTFF